A single genomic interval of Nomascus leucogenys isolate Asia chromosome 3, Asia_NLE_v1, whole genome shotgun sequence harbors:
- the DDO gene encoding D-aspartate oxidase isoform X2, with protein sequence MIGGSVFPLITVMTIKSEITYTPIHTQKQWFRETFNHLFAIANSAEAGDAGVHLVSGWQIFQSTPTEEVPFWADVVLGFRKMTEAELKKFPQYVFGQAFTTLKCECPAYLLWLEKRIKGSGGWTLTRRIEDLWELHPSFDIVVNCSGLGSRQLAGDSKIFPVRGQVLQVQAPWVEHFIRDGSGLTYIYPGTSHVTLGGTRQKGDWNLSPDAENSREILSRCCALEPSLHGACNIREKVGLRPYRPAVRLQTELLVRDGQRLPVVHHYGHGSGGISVHWGTALGAARLVSECVHALRTPIPKSKL encoded by the exons ATACACCCATTCACACGCAGAAGCAGTGGTTCAGAGAGACCTTTAATCACCTCTTTGCAATTGCCAATTCTGCAGAAGCTGGAGATGCTGGTGTTCATTTGGTATCAGG TTGGCAGATATTTCAGAGCACTCCGACCGAAGAAGTGCCATTCTGGGCTGACGTGGTTCTGGGATTTCGAAAGATGACTGAGGCTGAGCTGAAGAAATTCCCCCAGTATGTGTTTGGTCAGGCTTTTACAACCCTGAAATGCGAATGCCCTGCTTACCTCCTGTGGTTGGAGAAAAG GATAAAAGGAAGTGGAGGCTGGACACTCACTCGGCGAATAGAAGACCTGTGGGAACTTCATCCGTCCTTTGACATCGTGGTCAACTGTTCAGGCCTTGGAAGCAGACAGCTTGCAGGAGACTCAAAGATTTTCCCTGTAAGGGGCCAAGTGCTCCAAGTTCAGGCTCCCTGGGTGGAGCATTTTATCCGAGATGGCAGTGGGCTGACATATATTTATCCTGGTACATCCCATGTAACCCTAGGTGGAACTAGGCAAAAAGGGGACTGGAATCTGTCCCCGGATGCAGAAAATAGCAGAGAGATTCTTTCCCGATGCTGTGCTCTGGAACCCTCCCTCCACGGAGCCTGCAACATCAGGGAGAAGGTGGGCTTGAGGCCCTATAGGCCAGCCGTGCGACTGCAGACAGAGCTCCTTGTGCGAGATGGACAGAGGCTGCCTGTAGTCCACCACTATGGCCATGGGAGTGGGGGCATCTCGGTGCACTGGGGCACTGCTCTGGGGGCCGCCAGGCTGGTGAGTGAGTGTGTCCATGCCCTCAGGACCCCCATTCCCAAGTCTAAGCTGTAG